From Candidatus Mycalebacterium zealandia:
TTGCCTTTTTTGAGCGAACCGGCGCGCACGCGGATTGGCATTTTGTCGGTCGATTGCAGAAAAACAAGGTAAAATATGTGGTTGGCAACTGCCGTTTAATCCATTCGGTTGACAGCGCGGCGCTTGCCTCGGAGATAGATAAAAGAGCGGAAAATTCGGGAGTGGAAGCGCAAATCCTCATTGAGATAAATCAGGATTCCCCGTCAAAGGGAGGTGTGAGTCCCGACAATGCACGCGATTTGTTTGAGTTCACGGACGGACTTGAAAATGTCCGCGCGCGCGGGCTTATGACGATGCCTCCGTATTCGTCCGACCCTGAGGTTTCAAGGCGTTATTTCAGGGAGTTAAGGGAGTTAAGAGACGAAATCGCGCCGGATTTTCCGGACGCAAGCGAGTTATCAATGGGGATGAGCGCAGATTTTGAGACCGCAGTTGAGGAAGGCGCGACAATCGTACGCGTGGGCTCTCTCATATTCGGGGAGAGGAATTAGAAAATGGCGGGCATCGCTTTCATCGGAGCCGGTAAAATGGCTGAAGCGCTTATTGGCGGAATCACCGGGGCAGGCGTTTTCGTGCCTGAAGATGTGGTCATAAGCGATATTGACCCGGCGCGCGTCAAACTGGTAAGCGAAAAATACGGAGTTCGCGTGGCGGCGGACAATGTTTCCGCCGCCTCAGACTCCGAATGCGTTATTTTTGCCGTAAAGCCGCAGGATATGGAATCGGCTCTCACTGACGCGCGCGCGGCGCAATGCCCTCCCGGCGCACTTTTTGTATCAATTGCCGCCGGCGCGACTATCTCTTCCATAAAAGCCGTTCTGGGCGGTGGTGGCAAGGTTTTCCGGGCTATGCCGAACCTTCCGGCCGTGAGAGGCGAGGGCGCTTCGGTTGTTTGCGGCGAGGGCGAAGATGCGGATTTTGAGACGGTTGAGAAGATTTTCAGTTCGGTAGGTATGGTTGAGTTTGTGCCCGAAGAGATGATTGACGCTTTTACGGCGCTGTCGGGAAGCGGTCCGGGTTTTGTTGCTGTGTTTACGGAGTCCCTCATGTCGGGCGCGGAAAAACTCGGCATATCTCCCGACGTTGCTGAAAAATTCGCGGTTCAAACACTTTTCGGCGCGGCAAAGATTATGCGCGAAGGAATGTCTCCGAAGGATTTACGGGAGATGGTTTCGTCTCCGGCGGGGACAACCGTTGCGGGTCTTGAGGAGTTTGAAAAATCGGACTTTTCGTCCGTTGTTGAAAACGCTCTTGCCGCGGCGCGGAAACGCTCAAAGGAACTTGCCCGCAACGGCGGCGCCAAAGGGGGAAAGAAATAATGCTTGCTCAAAACACAGTTATCGCAATCGCTGAGGTGGTCAGTCTGATTCTGACCGTCTATACATGGCTTATCGTGGCCCGGGCGGTGATTTCGTGGGTTGATCCCAACCCCTATAATCCCATAGTCGGTTTTCTGTATTCTGTGACCGAGCCCGTTTTGGAGCGCGTCCGGCGCGTGATTCCGTTCATCGGTGGAATGGATTTCTCACCCATTATAGTATTGCTTCTGCTGTTTTTCCTTCGGCGCGTCATCGCGCAAACCCTTTACGGAATTGCTCAAGGGTTATAGCGAATATGGCGGATTCCGTTGTTATTGACGTTCACGTTGTTCCCGGCGCCGCGCGCGATGAGTTTGTCGGGCTTCACGGAGGCAAACTCAAGATTAAGGTCGCCGCGCGCCCGATAAAAGGGCAGTCAAACGCGCGTCTTCTTAAAATCCTTTCCGCCCGTCTGAGTATTCCGAAAAGCGCGATGGAGATACTCAAAGGTAGCGCGTCCCGAGGCAAGCGGATAAAAATCCAGGGCATGACCGAAAGCGATTTCAAAAACTGCTTCGCGGAGTTTTACGGCGAGACGGACTGAAATGGCTCAAATACAATTTCGCGGAAACGTTGTGAACTATGAAACGGCGGGCTCAGAACCGCTTGAATGCACCGTTGTTATGCTTCACGGAGCGGGGCAGAGCGCGGCGTGCTGGGA
This genomic window contains:
- a CDS encoding YggS family pyridoxal phosphate-dependent enzyme — encoded protein: MIEIEKRVAEVRRRIDSAAERVNANGSQILLVAVGKTVAPEIVARAASSGLCHLGENYAQELRDKLAFFERTGAHADWHFVGRLQKNKVKYVVGNCRLIHSVDSAALASEIDKRAENSGVEAQILIEINQDSPSKGGVSPDNARDLFEFTDGLENVRARGLMTMPPYSSDPEVSRRYFRELRELRDEIAPDFPDASELSMGMSADFETAVEEGATIVRVGSLIFGERN
- the proC gene encoding pyrroline-5-carboxylate reductase; translated protein: MAGIAFIGAGKMAEALIGGITGAGVFVPEDVVISDIDPARVKLVSEKYGVRVAADNVSAASDSECVIFAVKPQDMESALTDARAAQCPPGALFVSIAAGATISSIKAVLGGGGKVFRAMPNLPAVRGEGASVVCGEGEDADFETVEKIFSSVGMVEFVPEEMIDAFTALSGSGPGFVAVFTESLMSGAEKLGISPDVAEKFAVQTLFGAAKIMREGMSPKDLREMVSSPAGTTVAGLEEFEKSDFSSVVENALAAARKRSKELARNGGAKGGKK
- a CDS encoding YggT family protein yields the protein MMLAQNTVIAIAEVVSLILTVYTWLIVARAVISWVDPNPYNPIVGFLYSVTEPVLERVRRVIPFIGGMDFSPIIVLLLLFFLRRVIAQTLYGIAQGL